The following proteins come from a genomic window of Streptomyces sp. Sge12:
- a CDS encoding acyl-CoA dehydrogenase family protein yields the protein MRRTVFSEDHEAFRETIRAFIEAEVVPVYDEWFAAGQAPRDFYYKLGELGVFGINVPEEFGGAGLDTHKFEAVLYEETSRAGVNFGGSGVHVLLALPYIKMLADDEQKKRYLPKFVSGEEMWALAMTEPGTGSDVAGMKTTAKLSEDGTHYVLNGSKTFITGGVHADRVIVCARTSAPSAEDRRFGISLFAVDTKSEGYSIGRKLDKLGLRTSDTAELAFVDVKVPVEDLLGEENKGFYYLGANLPSERWGIAFGAYAQAKAAIRFAQQYVTERTVFGKPVAHFQNTKFELAACQAEVDAAEAVADRALEALDAGELTAAEAASAKLFCTEVAHRVIDKCLQLHGGYGYMNEYPIARLYADNRVNRIYGGTSEVMKSIIAKSMGL from the coding sequence GTGCGCCGTACCGTTTTCAGCGAGGACCACGAGGCATTCCGCGAGACCATCCGCGCCTTCATCGAGGCCGAGGTCGTCCCGGTCTACGACGAGTGGTTCGCGGCCGGCCAGGCGCCGCGCGACTTCTACTACAAGCTCGGCGAGCTGGGCGTGTTCGGCATCAACGTGCCCGAGGAGTTCGGCGGCGCGGGCCTGGACACCCACAAGTTCGAGGCCGTCCTCTACGAAGAGACCTCCCGCGCGGGCGTCAACTTCGGCGGCTCCGGCGTGCACGTGCTGCTCGCCCTGCCCTACATCAAGATGCTGGCCGACGACGAGCAGAAGAAGCGCTACCTGCCGAAGTTCGTCTCCGGCGAGGAGATGTGGGCCCTCGCGATGACCGAGCCGGGCACCGGCTCCGACGTCGCGGGCATGAAGACCACCGCCAAGCTCTCCGAGGACGGCACGCACTACGTCCTCAACGGCTCCAAGACCTTCATCACCGGTGGCGTGCACGCCGACCGCGTGATCGTCTGCGCCCGCACCTCCGCCCCGAGCGCCGAGGACCGCCGCTTCGGCATCTCCCTCTTCGCCGTGGACACCAAGTCCGAGGGCTACTCCATCGGCCGCAAGCTGGACAAGCTGGGCCTGCGCACCTCCGACACCGCCGAGCTGGCGTTCGTCGACGTGAAGGTCCCGGTCGAGGACCTGCTCGGCGAGGAGAACAAGGGCTTCTACTACCTCGGCGCCAACCTGCCCTCCGAGCGCTGGGGCATCGCCTTCGGCGCCTACGCGCAGGCCAAGGCCGCCATCCGGTTCGCCCAGCAGTACGTGACCGAGCGCACCGTCTTCGGCAAGCCGGTCGCCCACTTCCAGAACACCAAGTTCGAGCTGGCCGCCTGCCAGGCCGAGGTGGACGCCGCCGAGGCCGTCGCCGACCGCGCCCTGGAGGCCCTGGACGCCGGCGAGCTGACCGCCGCCGAGGCCGCCTCCGCCAAGCTGTTCTGCACCGAGGTCGCGCACCGCGTGATCGACAAGTGCCTCCAGCTGCACGGCGGTTACGGGTACATGAACGAGTACCCGATCGCACGCCTGTACGCCGACAACCGCGTGAACCGCATCTACGGCGGCACCAGCGAGGTCATGAAGTCCATCATCGCCAAGTCCATGGGCCTCTAG
- a CDS encoding acetyl-CoA carboxylase biotin carboxylase subunit yields the protein MFSTVLVANRGEIAVRVIRTLRQLGIRSVAVFSDADADARHVREADTAVRIGPAAAAESYLSVERLLDAARRTGAEAVHPGYGFLAENAAFAQACADAGLAFIGPPASAISLMGDKIRAKETVKAAGVPVVPGSSGSGLTDAELAAAAAEIGMPVLLKPSAGGGGKGMRLVRDEAVLAEEIAAARREARSSFGDDTLLVERWVDRPRHIEIQVLADAHGHVVHLGERECSLQRRHQKVIEEAPSVLLDEKTRAAMGAAAVDAARSCGYVGAGTVEFIVPGGDPSSYYFMEMNTRLQVEHPVTELITGLDLVELQLRVAAGEPLGFDQSEVTLTGHAIEARVCAEDPARGFLPSGGTVLALSEPSGGAVRTDSGLTAGVPVGSTYDPMLSKVIVHGPDRATALRMLRAALADTVILGVQTNAGFLRRLLDHPDVVSGDLDTGLVERDLPSLLPEGVPDEVYATAALLAQPFTKPRQEGWVDPFDAGSGWRLGGTPAWTVHHVRLPGQDPVEVRSRRSGSDTELALSASPAIEARGPGQGPGAPARARILTRTPDTVTVELDGVTHRFSHAASPEGTWLGRDGDSWHVQAYDPVVAHLTGAGRGGANSLAAPMPGTVTVVKVAVGDRVEAGQSLLVVEAMKMEHVISAPHAGTVTELDVTPGTTVAMDQILAVVTPDEDEEGAA from the coding sequence ATGTTCAGCACTGTTCTGGTGGCGAACCGGGGCGAGATCGCGGTCCGGGTCATCCGTACCCTGCGGCAGCTCGGCATCCGCTCCGTGGCCGTCTTCAGCGACGCCGACGCGGACGCCCGCCATGTCCGGGAGGCCGACACGGCCGTCCGGATCGGTCCGGCAGCGGCCGCCGAGAGCTACCTCTCGGTGGAGCGGCTGCTGGATGCCGCGCGCCGCACCGGCGCCGAGGCCGTCCACCCCGGCTACGGCTTCCTCGCCGAGAACGCGGCCTTCGCGCAGGCCTGCGCCGACGCCGGCCTGGCCTTCATCGGGCCGCCCGCTTCGGCGATCTCCCTGATGGGCGACAAGATCCGCGCCAAGGAGACCGTGAAGGCGGCGGGCGTGCCCGTCGTACCGGGCTCCTCCGGCAGCGGCCTGACCGACGCCGAACTGGCGGCCGCGGCCGCGGAGATCGGCATGCCGGTGCTGCTCAAGCCCTCGGCGGGCGGCGGCGGCAAGGGCATGCGCCTGGTGCGCGACGAGGCGGTGCTGGCCGAGGAGATCGCGGCGGCCCGCCGCGAGGCGCGGTCCTCCTTCGGGGACGACACCCTGCTGGTCGAGCGGTGGGTGGACCGGCCGCGGCACATCGAGATCCAGGTGCTGGCGGACGCCCACGGCCATGTGGTGCACCTCGGCGAGCGCGAGTGCTCGCTGCAGCGCCGGCACCAGAAGGTGATCGAGGAGGCGCCGTCGGTCCTGCTCGACGAGAAGACCCGGGCGGCGATGGGCGCGGCGGCGGTCGACGCGGCCCGCTCCTGCGGGTACGTCGGCGCGGGCACGGTGGAGTTCATCGTCCCGGGCGGCGACCCCTCCTCCTACTACTTCATGGAGATGAACACCCGCCTCCAGGTCGAGCACCCGGTCACGGAGCTGATCACCGGGCTGGACCTGGTGGAGCTCCAGCTCCGGGTGGCGGCGGGCGAACCGCTGGGCTTCGACCAGTCCGAGGTGACGCTGACCGGGCACGCCATCGAGGCCCGCGTCTGCGCGGAGGACCCGGCGCGCGGGTTCCTGCCGTCCGGCGGCACCGTGCTGGCCCTGTCCGAGCCCTCGGGCGGTGCGGTGCGGACGGACTCCGGCCTGACGGCGGGCGTTCCGGTGGGCTCGACCTACGACCCGATGCTGTCCAAGGTCATCGTCCACGGCCCGGACCGCGCGACCGCGCTGCGGATGCTGCGGGCGGCGCTGGCCGACACCGTGATCCTGGGTGTGCAGACCAATGCGGGCTTCCTGCGCAGGCTCCTGGACCACCCGGACGTGGTCTCGGGCGACCTCGACACCGGGCTGGTGGAGCGCGACCTGCCGTCCCTCCTGCCGGAGGGGGTCCCGGACGAGGTGTACGCGACGGCAGCCCTGCTGGCGCAGCCCTTCACGAAGCCGAGGCAGGAGGGGTGGGTCGACCCCTTCGACGCGGGGAGCGGCTGGCGCCTGGGCGGTACGCCCGCCTGGACGGTGCACCACGTCCGCCTTCCGGGCCAGGACCCCGTGGAGGTCCGTAGCCGGCGTTCCGGCTCCGACACCGAGCTCGCACTTTCAGCCTCGCCGGCGATTGAGGCGCGGGGTCCGGGGCAGGGCCCCGGCGCACCGGCCCGGGCCCGGATCCTCACCCGCACCCCCGACACGGTCACCGTCGAACTCGACGGCGTCACGCACCGCTTCAGCCACGCCGCCTCCCCGGAGGGGACCTGGCTCGGGCGCGACGGCGACTCCTGGCACGTGCAGGCGTACGACCCCGTCGTGGCCCACCTCACCGGGGCCGGACGCGGCGGCGCGAACAGCCTCGCCGCCCCGATGCCCGGCACCGTCACCGTGGTCAAGGTCGCCGTCGGCGACCGGGTCGAGGCCGGGCAGAGCCTCCTGGTCGTCGAGGCCATGAAGATGGAGCACGTCATCTCCGCCCCGCACGCCGGCACCGTCACCGAGCTGGACGTGACCCCCGGCACCACGGTCGCGATGGACCAGATCCTGGCCGTCGTCACCCCCGACGAGGACGAGGAGGGGGCCGCGTGA
- a CDS encoding carboxyl transferase domain-containing protein, giving the protein MQQAPVLTSAADPASEAWRTNEAAHRELTEGLRARLDAARLGGGEKARARHTARGKLLPRDRVDTLLDPGSPFLELAPLAAEGMYGGAAPAAGVIAGIGRVSGRECVIVANDATVKGGTYYPMTVKKHLRAQEVALENRLPCLYLVDSGGAFLPMQDEVFPDREHFGRIFYNQARMSGAGIPQIAAVLGSCTAGGAYVPAMSDEAVIVRNQGTIFLGGPPLVKAATGEVVTAEELGGGEVHSRISGVTDHLAEDDAHALRIVRNIVATLPERGALPWSVEAPEEPKVDPYGLYGAVPVDSRTPYDAREIIARIVDGSRFQEFKSEFGQTLVTGFARIHGHPVGIIANNGILFAESAQKGAHFIELCDQRGIPLLFLQNISGFMVGKDYEAGGIAKHGAKMVTAVACTRVPKLTVVVGGSYGAGNYSMCGRAYSPRFLWMWPNAKISVMGGEQAASVLATVKRDQIEGAGQEWPAEDEEAFKAPVRAQYEEQGNAYYATARLWDDGVIDPMETRQVLGLALTACANAPLGDSGFGIFRM; this is encoded by the coding sequence ATGCAGCAGGCACCAGTGCTGACGAGCGCCGCGGACCCGGCGTCCGAGGCCTGGCGGACCAACGAGGCCGCCCACCGCGAGCTGACCGAGGGCCTGCGCGCCCGGCTCGACGCGGCCCGGCTCGGTGGCGGCGAGAAGGCCCGCGCCCGCCACACCGCCCGCGGGAAGCTCCTCCCGCGCGACCGCGTGGACACCCTCCTCGACCCAGGGTCGCCCTTCCTGGAGCTGGCCCCGCTGGCCGCCGAGGGGATGTACGGGGGCGCGGCCCCCGCCGCCGGGGTCATCGCGGGCATCGGCCGGGTCAGCGGCCGCGAGTGCGTGATCGTCGCGAACGACGCCACCGTCAAGGGCGGCACGTACTACCCGATGACCGTCAAGAAGCACCTGCGCGCCCAGGAGGTGGCTCTGGAGAACCGTCTCCCCTGCCTCTACCTGGTCGACTCGGGCGGCGCCTTCCTCCCCATGCAGGACGAGGTCTTCCCCGACCGGGAGCACTTCGGCCGCATCTTCTACAACCAGGCCCGCATGTCGGGGGCCGGCATCCCGCAGATCGCCGCCGTCCTCGGCTCCTGCACGGCGGGCGGGGCCTACGTACCGGCCATGAGCGACGAGGCCGTCATCGTCCGCAACCAGGGCACGATCTTCCTCGGCGGCCCGCCGCTGGTGAAGGCCGCGACCGGTGAGGTGGTCACGGCCGAGGAGCTCGGCGGCGGCGAGGTCCACTCCCGGATCTCCGGCGTGACCGACCACCTCGCGGAGGACGACGCGCACGCGCTGCGGATCGTACGGAACATCGTGGCGACCCTGCCCGAGCGCGGGGCCCTGCCCTGGTCGGTCGAGGCTCCGGAGGAGCCCAAGGTGGACCCGTACGGGCTCTACGGCGCGGTCCCCGTCGACTCGCGCACCCCGTACGACGCCCGCGAGATCATCGCGCGGATCGTGGACGGCTCCCGCTTCCAGGAGTTCAAGTCCGAGTTCGGCCAGACGCTGGTCACCGGCTTCGCCCGGATCCACGGCCACCCGGTCGGCATCATCGCCAACAACGGCATCCTGTTCGCCGAGTCCGCGCAGAAGGGCGCGCACTTCATCGAGCTGTGCGACCAGCGCGGCATCCCGCTGCTCTTCCTCCAGAACATCTCCGGCTTCATGGTCGGCAAGGACTACGAGGCCGGCGGCATCGCCAAGCACGGCGCCAAGATGGTGACGGCGGTGGCCTGCACCCGGGTGCCGAAGCTGACGGTGGTGGTCGGCGGCTCGTACGGCGCCGGCAACTACTCGATGTGCGGCCGGGCGTACTCGCCCCGCTTCCTGTGGATGTGGCCCAACGCCAAGATCTCCGTGATGGGCGGGGAGCAGGCGGCCTCGGTGCTCGCCACGGTCAAGCGCGACCAGATCGAGGGCGCGGGCCAGGAGTGGCCCGCCGAGGACGAGGAGGCCTTCAAGGCCCCGGTCCGCGCGCAGTACGAGGAGCAGGGCAACGCCTACTACGCCACCGCGCGGCTGTGGGACGACGGGGTCATCGACCCGATGGAAACCCGGCAGGTGCTGGGACTGGCCCTGACCGCGTGCGCGAACGCCCCGCTGGGCGACTCGGGCTTCGGCATCTTCCGTATGTGA
- a CDS encoding PucR family transcriptional regulator: MTAAPRDPEYGNGPAGEPLTPPVLLSSLLADRELGLRHLAGPAAAGVHGVHASEMPDPSPYLLGGELLLTAGAGPADDPDAYVARLARAGAAGLGFGVAPMHEEVPAALAEACARHGLPLLEVPPRTPFSAVARAVGRLTAEARTRELRRVTEAQQALAAAAARPDPVPAVLARLAASLGGSVALWPASRAAGPELPAAAREALSALLARVGREGGPVTATDRAGGHHLAAYALAGRAALGTATPARAPGDHTVASVAAVLLTLLTAERPAGAEAAALTRLLLDGDPAAALTAGPWYAVHARGTGDPQALAAALGTVLLDPREDSVRLLTDRDPAPQPGWRLGVSAPAAPAALATAGAQAERALGRAEAARTPLARHTEPGLAGLVGEAEARAHAEALLGPLSPALRDTLRGWLAHHGNWDRTAAALGVHRNTVRQRVARAGELLDRNLDDPDVRMELWFALRVAAE, translated from the coding sequence ATGACCGCCGCTCCCCGCGACCCGGAGTACGGCAACGGCCCCGCCGGGGAGCCGCTCACCCCGCCGGTGCTCCTCTCCTCCCTGCTCGCCGACCGCGAGCTCGGCCTGCGCCACCTCGCCGGGCCGGCCGCCGCCGGGGTGCACGGGGTGCACGCCTCCGAGATGCCCGACCCCTCCCCGTACCTGCTCGGCGGCGAGCTGCTGCTGACCGCCGGGGCGGGCCCCGCCGACGACCCCGACGCCTACGTGGCCCGGCTGGCCCGGGCGGGGGCGGCCGGCCTCGGCTTCGGCGTGGCCCCGATGCACGAGGAGGTTCCGGCCGCGCTGGCCGAGGCGTGCGCCCGGCACGGGCTGCCGCTGCTGGAGGTCCCGCCGCGGACCCCGTTCTCGGCGGTCGCCCGCGCGGTGGGGCGGCTGACGGCGGAGGCCCGTACCCGGGAGCTGCGCCGGGTCACCGAGGCCCAGCAGGCCCTGGCGGCGGCCGCGGCCCGCCCCGACCCGGTCCCGGCGGTCCTGGCCCGGCTCGCCGCGAGCCTGGGCGGGTCGGTCGCCCTGTGGCCGGCCAGCCGGGCGGCGGGCCCGGAGCTGCCGGCTGCGGCCCGGGAGGCACTGTCCGCGCTGCTGGCCCGGGTCGGCCGCGAGGGCGGGCCCGTCACGGCCACCGACCGCGCGGGCGGGCACCACTTGGCCGCCTACGCCCTGGCCGGGCGGGCGGCGCTGGGCACGGCGACCCCGGCCCGCGCGCCCGGCGACCACACCGTGGCATCGGTGGCCGCGGTCCTGCTGACCCTGCTCACCGCCGAGCGGCCCGCCGGGGCGGAGGCCGCGGCGCTGACCCGGCTGCTGCTCGACGGGGATCCGGCCGCGGCGCTGACGGCCGGGCCCTGGTACGCCGTGCACGCTCGCGGGACCGGGGATCCGCAGGCCCTCGCGGCCGCGCTGGGCACCGTACTGCTCGACCCGCGCGAGGACTCCGTACGGCTGCTCACCGACCGGGACCCCGCCCCGCAGCCCGGCTGGCGGCTGGGGGTGAGCGCTCCGGCCGCGCCCGCGGCCCTGGCCACGGCCGGCGCGCAGGCCGAGCGGGCCCTGGGGCGCGCGGAGGCGGCCCGCACCCCGCTGGCCCGGCACACGGAGCCGGGCCTCGCGGGCCTGGTCGGCGAGGCCGAGGCCCGCGCCCACGCCGAGGCCCTGCTCGGACCGCTCTCCCCCGCCCTGCGCGACACCCTGCGCGGCTGGCTGGCCCACCACGGCAACTGGGACCGGACGGCCGCCGCCCTCGGCGTCCACCGCAACACCGTCCGCCAGCGCGTCGCCCGCGCCGGCGAACTGCTGGACCGGAACCTGGACGACCCCGACGTGCGGATGGAGCTGTGGTTCGCACTGCGGGTCGCCGCCGAATGA
- a CDS encoding SACE_7040 family transcriptional regulator, producing MSTRAAAPTRREQILSEAARLFAARGFHGVGVDEIGAAVGISGPGLYRHFAGKDAMLAELLVGISERLLTGGRHRVAEAAGAPERVLSSLIDGHIDFALDDQALITLHDRELDRLREADRKLVRQLQRQYVELWVEVVRELHPQVGEAEVRVAVHAVFGLLNSTPHLAALGREATEALLRRLAHGAFGALSA from the coding sequence ATGAGCACCAGAGCGGCCGCCCCCACCCGTCGCGAGCAGATCCTCAGTGAGGCCGCTCGTCTCTTCGCAGCACGCGGATTCCACGGAGTCGGCGTCGACGAGATAGGGGCCGCGGTGGGCATCAGCGGCCCCGGCCTGTACCGGCACTTCGCGGGCAAGGACGCCATGCTGGCCGAGCTGCTCGTCGGCATCAGCGAGCGGCTGCTGACCGGCGGCCGGCACCGGGTGGCCGAGGCCGCGGGCGCCCCGGAGCGGGTCCTGTCCTCCCTCATCGACGGGCACATCGACTTCGCGCTCGACGACCAGGCGCTGATCACCCTGCACGACCGGGAGCTCGACCGGCTGCGGGAGGCCGACCGCAAGCTCGTACGGCAGCTGCAGCGCCAGTACGTGGAGCTGTGGGTGGAGGTCGTACGGGAGCTGCACCCGCAGGTCGGCGAGGCCGAGGTACGGGTCGCCGTGCACGCGGTGTTCGGCCTGCTCAACTCGACCCCGCACCTGGCGGCGCTGGGGCGCGAGGCCACGGAAGCGCTGCTGCGGCGCCTCGCGCACGGCGCGTTCGGGGCGCTGTCGGCATGA
- the tesB gene encoding acyl-CoA thioesterase II, giving the protein MNEALTSLLDLLDLEQIEENIFRGTSRPSLVPRVFGGQVAAQALVAAGRTVPADRTAHSLHSYFLRTGDTGAPIVYSVDRIRDGRSFTTRRVVAVQHGQPIFHLSASFQKYEDGLDHQVAMPSAPDPETLPTAAESLPAYREIFRDPGTVERLIETREAVDLRYATTPPWGSVGEPVEPRSQVWFRTAGKLDGDDPLLHTCLATYVSDMTLLDSVLLAHGRGGWAVGDVVGASLDHAMWFHRPFRADEWLLYDQESPSAAAGRGLGQARIWTQDGRLAVTVIQEGVVRVPRA; this is encoded by the coding sequence ATGAACGAGGCACTGACGTCCCTCCTCGATCTGCTCGACCTCGAGCAGATCGAGGAGAACATCTTCCGCGGCACCAGCAGGCCTTCCCTGGTGCCGCGCGTCTTCGGCGGTCAGGTCGCGGCCCAGGCGCTGGTCGCGGCCGGGCGGACCGTCCCCGCGGACCGCACCGCCCACTCGCTGCACTCGTACTTCTTGCGCACCGGGGACACCGGCGCGCCCATCGTGTACTCGGTGGACCGGATCCGCGACGGCCGCTCCTTCACCACGCGCCGGGTCGTCGCCGTCCAGCACGGACAGCCGATCTTCCACCTCTCCGCGTCGTTCCAGAAGTACGAGGACGGCCTCGACCACCAGGTCGCGATGCCGTCGGCCCCCGACCCGGAGACCCTGCCCACCGCGGCCGAGTCGCTGCCCGCGTACCGGGAGATCTTCCGCGATCCCGGCACGGTGGAGCGGCTGATCGAGACCCGCGAGGCGGTGGACCTGCGCTACGCCACGACCCCGCCCTGGGGCAGCGTCGGCGAGCCCGTGGAGCCGCGCTCGCAGGTGTGGTTCCGTACGGCCGGCAAGCTGGACGGCGACGATCCGCTGCTGCACACCTGCCTGGCCACCTACGTCTCCGACATGACCCTGCTGGACTCGGTGCTGCTCGCGCACGGCCGGGGCGGCTGGGCGGTGGGCGACGTGGTCGGCGCCTCGCTGGACCACGCGATGTGGTTCCACCGGCCGTTCCGTGCGGACGAATGGCTGCTGTACGACCAGGAGTCGCCCTCGGCGGCCGCGGGCCGCGGCCTCGGCCAGGCCCGCATCTGGACGCAGGACGGCCGGCTGGCCGTGACGGTCATCCAGGAGGGTGTCGTCCGCGTCCCGCGCGCATGA
- a CDS encoding phosphatase has product MARMPKPIETPSRAELIDHLVRTRIAGQVATPRENNLSHYRKLANGDRHYWLGLELGDRWADEQDVLAVMAERCGVVDDPEFRYGQDTIDPELTVAGLDRLAARLRKAALDRQSVLFATGHPGGLLDVHRATAAALRAAGCEIVEIPRGLVADEGSVWQFADVAVLERGATLWHTHSPEPMAAILDGLTAENRPQPDLIVADHGWAGCAAQRGLDAVGYADCNDPALFLGEAEGTLQVAIPLDDHVRDPRFYDPMVAYLLDAAGLTA; this is encoded by the coding sequence ATGGCCCGTATGCCGAAGCCGATAGAGACGCCGAGCCGTGCCGAACTCATCGACCACCTGGTCCGCACGCGGATCGCGGGACAGGTGGCGACCCCGCGCGAGAACAACCTCAGCCACTACCGCAAGCTCGCCAACGGCGACCGGCACTACTGGCTCGGGCTGGAGCTGGGGGACCGCTGGGCGGACGAGCAGGACGTGCTCGCGGTGATGGCGGAGCGGTGCGGGGTGGTGGACGACCCCGAGTTCCGCTACGGCCAGGACACCATCGACCCGGAGCTGACCGTGGCCGGCCTGGACCGGCTGGCGGCCCGGCTGCGCAAGGCGGCGCTGGACCGGCAGAGCGTGCTGTTCGCCACCGGCCACCCGGGCGGCCTGCTGGACGTCCACCGGGCGACGGCGGCGGCCCTGCGCGCGGCGGGCTGCGAGATCGTCGAGATCCCCCGCGGGCTGGTGGCGGACGAGGGCTCGGTGTGGCAGTTCGCCGACGTCGCGGTCCTGGAGCGGGGCGCGACGCTGTGGCACACCCACTCACCGGAGCCGATGGCCGCGATCCTGGACGGCCTGACGGCCGAGAACCGCCCGCAGCCGGACCTGATCGTCGCCGACCACGGCTGGGCGGGCTGCGCGGCCCAGCGCGGCCTGGACGCCGTCGGCTACGCCGACTGCAACGACCCGGCGCTCTTCCTCGGCGAGGCCGAGGGCACCCTCCAGGTCGCGATCCCGCTGGACGACCACGTCCGCGACCCCCGCTTCTACGACCCGATGGTGGCGTACCTCCTGGACGCGGCGGGCCTGACGGCCTAG
- the speB gene encoding agmatinase has protein sequence MSTQPRGPVDSSRIPRYAGPATFARLPRLDEVGGKADVAVVGVPFDSGVSYRPGARFGGNAIREASRLLRPYNPAQDASPFALAQVADAGDIAANPFNINEAVETIEAAADELIGAGSRLMTLGGDHTIALPLLRSVAKKHGPVALLHFDAHLDTWDTYFGAEYTHGTPFRRAVEEGILDTEALSHVGTRGPLYGKQDLDDDAKMGFGIVTSADVYRRGADEVADQLRQRIGDRPLYISIDIDVLDPAHAPGTGTPEAGGMTSRELLEIIRGLSSCNLVSADVVEVAPAYDHAEITSVAASHTAYELTTIMSRQIAQAKGK, from the coding sequence ATGAGCACGCAGCCGCGCGGACCCGTCGACTCCTCCCGCATCCCGCGCTACGCGGGCCCGGCGACCTTCGCCCGGCTGCCCCGCCTCGACGAGGTCGGCGGCAAGGCCGACGTCGCCGTCGTCGGCGTGCCCTTCGACTCCGGCGTGTCCTACCGCCCCGGCGCCCGCTTCGGCGGCAACGCCATCCGCGAGGCCTCGCGCCTGCTGCGCCCGTACAACCCCGCCCAAGACGCCTCCCCCTTCGCGCTCGCGCAGGTCGCCGACGCCGGTGACATCGCGGCGAACCCCTTCAACATCAACGAGGCCGTCGAGACGATCGAGGCCGCGGCCGACGAGCTGATCGGCGCCGGCTCCCGCCTGATGACCCTGGGCGGCGACCACACCATCGCCCTCCCGCTGCTGCGCTCGGTCGCGAAGAAGCACGGCCCGGTCGCGCTGCTCCACTTCGACGCCCACCTGGACACCTGGGACACCTACTTCGGCGCCGAGTACACCCACGGCACCCCGTTCCGCCGCGCGGTGGAGGAGGGCATCCTCGACACCGAGGCGCTCTCCCACGTCGGTACCCGCGGCCCGCTCTACGGCAAGCAGGACCTGGACGACGACGCCAAGATGGGATTCGGCATCGTCACCTCGGCCGACGTCTACCGCCGCGGCGCCGACGAGGTCGCCGACCAGCTGCGCCAGCGCATCGGCGACCGCCCGCTGTACATCTCCATCGACATCGACGTGCTCGACCCGGCGCACGCGCCCGGCACCGGCACCCCGGAGGCGGGCGGCATGACCTCCCGCGAGCTGCTGGAGATCATCCGCGGTCTGTCCTCCTGCAACCTCGTTTCCGCCGACGTCGTCGAGGTCGCCCCGGCGTACGATCACGCCGAGATCACCTCGGTCGCGGCCTCGCACACCGCGTACGAGCTGACCACGATCATGTCGCGACAGATCGCGCAGGCGAAGGGCAAGTAA